In one window of Pseudoalteromonas sp. N1230-9 DNA:
- a CDS encoding 5-oxoprolinase subunit PxpA: protein MKLNCDLGESFGMWKMGLDEQVMPHIDMANIACGFHAGDADVMASTLSLAKKHKVTIGAHPSYPDKQGFGRRSMAMSEKELTNCLHYQIAAIDGMATVHGLTLEYVKPHGALYNDMMREEHTLNIVMQAVARYPKPLKLMILATNEATKHKALASELGIELILEAFADRQYTDEGKLVSRALAGSVLEKPALLKQVKQLIEHGTVTTRSGQQLTLQADSLCVHGDNEAGIALIQEINALCQV from the coding sequence ATGAAACTAAACTGCGACTTAGGCGAAAGCTTTGGTATGTGGAAAATGGGCCTAGATGAGCAAGTGATGCCACATATTGATATGGCTAATATCGCTTGTGGCTTTCATGCGGGCGATGCCGATGTAATGGCAAGCACCCTCTCCCTTGCAAAAAAGCACAAGGTTACTATAGGCGCACACCCAAGCTATCCAGATAAACAAGGTTTTGGTCGTCGTTCGATGGCAATGAGCGAAAAAGAACTCACTAACTGCCTTCATTATCAAATTGCTGCAATTGATGGCATGGCAACTGTGCATGGTTTAACGCTGGAATACGTTAAACCACATGGTGCTCTTTATAACGATATGATGCGCGAAGAGCATACGTTAAATATCGTTATGCAAGCAGTTGCTCGTTATCCAAAACCACTAAAATTAATGATTTTAGCCACCAATGAAGCAACCAAACACAAAGCACTAGCAAGTGAATTAGGTATCGAACTCATTTTAGAAGCCTTTGCCGATCGCCAATATACCGATGAAGGAAAGTTAGTCTCACGCGCTCTTGCGGGAAGTGTTTTAGAGAAGCCAGCTCTTTTGAAGCAGGTAAAACAATTAATTGAACATGGTACTGTTACCACTCGAAGTGGCCAGCAGCTCACGCTCCAAGCCGACAGCCTTTGTGTTCACGGCGATAACGAAGCAGGCATTGCCCTCATTCAAGAGATCAACGCATTATGCCAAGTCTAA
- a CDS encoding putative hydro-lyase, whose amino-acid sequence MQKDASLTTPAAIRKIVRTGDYSGNTSGFAPGFVQANLVILPKQYAFDFLQFSQANPKSCPIIATSRLPGVTDMPTVGKNIDIRSDLPRYRVFKNGQMIEEVTDITSHWRDDLVTFLIGCSFSFEEALIAAGLEIRNISEQKNVPMYVTNIACQSAGIFHANMVVSMRPMKPADAIRAIQICSRFPSVHGAPVHFGDPAAIGIKNINKPEFGDAVTIKEGEVPVFWACGVTPQVAIANAAPDFCITHSPGHMLVTDIPNSKMAAF is encoded by the coding sequence TTGCAAAAAGATGCATCATTAACCACCCCAGCGGCTATTCGTAAAATAGTACGCACGGGTGATTACAGTGGTAATACGTCTGGGTTTGCGCCTGGGTTTGTACAAGCAAACTTAGTGATCTTACCTAAACAATACGCGTTTGACTTTTTGCAGTTTAGCCAAGCCAATCCTAAATCATGCCCGATTATAGCAACCAGCCGTTTACCAGGCGTTACCGATATGCCAACTGTTGGCAAAAACATCGATATTCGTAGTGATTTGCCGCGTTATCGTGTTTTTAAAAACGGACAAATGATTGAAGAAGTGACTGATATCACAAGCCATTGGCGCGACGATTTAGTCACCTTTTTGATTGGTTGCTCATTTTCATTTGAAGAAGCATTGATTGCCGCAGGCCTTGAAATTAGAAATATCAGCGAGCAAAAAAATGTGCCTATGTATGTGACCAATATAGCGTGTCAGAGTGCGGGGATCTTCCATGCTAATATGGTTGTGAGTATGCGCCCAATGAAACCCGCTGATGCCATTCGCGCCATCCAGATTTGCAGCCGTTTTCCAAGTGTACATGGTGCGCCAGTGCATTTTGGCGACCCTGCAGCAATCGGTATTAAAAATATTAACAAACCTGAGTTTGGCGATGCAGTGACCATTAAAGAAGGCGAGGTGCCGGTATTTTGGGCCTGTGGTGTTACTCCACAAGTTGCGATTGCCAATGCAGCACCTGATTTTTGTATTACCCATAGCCCAGGGCATATGCTGGTAACCGATATCCCAAATAGTAAAATGGCAGCATTTTAA
- a CDS encoding glycoside hydrolase family 3 protein: MPLQSSFAESALTLKQQLGQKLMLDLRYYCEQDPGEQKCRTPVTELPADLANIITKHNIGGVILFAENIDTVPQVIKLNNDLQKAAAKSELGLPLFISIDQEGGRVARIPRDVGTSFTGNMSIGATYKEHGTHFATESARIIADELLALGVNVNYAPTVDVNMNPDNPVINVRSYGEDPQLVAKLGGAQVAGFESNGVISSLKHFPGHGDTNVDSHTGLPKVMHDKETIWQQDLPPFKEIIKNQQPGMIMTAHIQYPALDNSTFVSKEGKTMIKPATMSRKIITDLLREELGYQGVVITDALDMAGISHFFEPIEAVVNTFAAGVDIALMPIEIRSPKDLAVLEALIERLEQEVQRGTLNANEVSASATRILKLKEKFKLSSSLDDEAAIKKAQLLLGDQSHRKVEAELALAAITEIKNEKNTLPLSIKSGSKVHIIMPDTRKCYALQQALIDNTDQLISFSCTSLQGYEPLATLQKINEADIIIAANASPKQSAVEVGGMDDLADNPEFAIAKTNQSAALESLLKQAKLANKKTVFVSLRAPYDIAQFGQFGDAVLATYAYNIDVDTDEKIAGPAFTALANVLLGKAPAKGQLPVTINDLN; the protein is encoded by the coding sequence ATGCCATTACAATCATCATTTGCTGAGTCTGCATTAACTTTAAAACAACAGTTAGGGCAAAAGCTCATGCTTGACCTGCGCTATTACTGTGAACAAGACCCAGGTGAGCAAAAATGCCGCACACCGGTGACAGAGCTGCCGGCCGATTTAGCGAATATCATCACTAAACATAACATTGGTGGGGTGATTTTGTTTGCAGAAAATATCGATACCGTGCCGCAAGTAATCAAACTTAATAATGATCTACAAAAAGCCGCTGCCAAGTCAGAGTTAGGCTTACCGCTGTTTATTTCGATAGACCAAGAGGGTGGCCGAGTTGCCCGTATTCCTCGTGATGTAGGTACGTCGTTTACCGGTAACATGTCGATTGGCGCGACCTATAAAGAGCATGGCACCCACTTCGCGACTGAGTCTGCCCGCATTATTGCCGACGAGCTATTGGCACTGGGTGTGAATGTTAACTATGCACCCACAGTCGATGTAAACATGAATCCAGATAACCCAGTTATTAACGTGCGCTCTTACGGTGAAGATCCGCAATTGGTTGCAAAACTAGGTGGTGCCCAAGTGGCAGGATTCGAAAGCAACGGCGTTATTTCATCGCTAAAGCACTTTCCAGGGCATGGCGATACCAATGTAGATAGCCACACAGGCTTGCCAAAAGTAATGCATGATAAAGAAACCATTTGGCAGCAAGACCTACCTCCTTTTAAAGAAATTATTAAAAACCAACAACCGGGTATGATCATGACGGCACATATCCAATACCCAGCCCTCGATAACAGTACATTTGTCAGTAAAGAAGGCAAAACCATGATCAAACCTGCGACGATGTCGCGCAAAATCATCACCGACTTATTACGAGAAGAGCTCGGTTATCAAGGTGTGGTGATCACAGATGCACTCGATATGGCGGGGATCAGCCACTTTTTTGAACCAATTGAAGCGGTAGTAAATACCTTTGCAGCAGGTGTGGATATTGCCCTTATGCCCATCGAAATCAGAAGCCCTAAAGACCTAGCTGTACTTGAAGCCCTGATTGAGCGATTAGAGCAAGAAGTACAACGCGGCACGTTAAATGCAAACGAAGTGAGCGCTTCTGCAACACGTATTTTAAAACTAAAAGAAAAATTTAAACTCAGCTCTTCACTTGATGACGAAGCAGCCATCAAAAAAGCGCAGCTTTTACTTGGCGATCAAAGTCACAGGAAAGTAGAAGCTGAGTTAGCATTAGCGGCTATCACCGAAATTAAAAACGAGAAAAACACCCTACCGCTTAGCATTAAATCGGGCAGCAAAGTGCATATTATTATGCCTGATACCCGCAAATGCTATGCTCTGCAACAAGCGTTAATTGATAACACCGATCAGCTAATCAGCTTTAGCTGCACGAGTTTGCAAGGCTACGAGCCGCTTGCAACATTACAAAAAATTAATGAAGCCGATATCATCATTGCCGCAAATGCGTCACCAAAACAAAGCGCTGTTGAAGTGGGCGGTATGGACGATTTAGCCGATAACCCAGAATTTGCAATTGCTAAGACTAATCAATCAGCTGCATTAGAGTCCTTATTAAAACAAGCAAAATTAGCCAATAAAAAGACCGTATTTGTAAGCTTGCGTGCCCCTTACGATATTGCGCAGTTCGGACAATTTGGCGATGCAGTACTTGCCACCTATGCTTACAATATAGATGTTGACACTGATGAAAAAATTGCTGGTCCTGCTTTTACAGCGCTGGCAAACGTTTTACTAGGGAAAGCCCCTGCAAAAGGGCAACTGCCCGTTACTATTAATGACCTAAACTGA
- a CDS encoding FAD-binding and (Fe-S)-binding domain-containing protein, which produces MALTRLHAFKQQIKPFLPESALIEDYSRRYAYGTDASFYRLIPELIVLVSNQNQAQQVIIAANEQHVPITFRAAGTSLSGQAITDSVLVLLCDSWSKFEILDDAEAIRLQPAIIGARVNQVLAPFGKKIGPDPASINSCKIAGMAANNSSGMCCGVAQNSYHTVKDMTLIFADGTVLNTADSQSCNAFLQSHSRFVDELMSLIDSVKQNPDLSKRIAHKYRLKNTTGYGLNALLDFADPIEVIKHLIIGSEGTLAFIADITYHTVVEHKYKHTGFFIFDDISKVCELVQRLSELDVAAVELLDKRALMSVSEHVIMPKEVASYPEQSAALLIELRAENAQALDALTKVTEQLLAEFKQSQLAAIEFSADTARNAALWNIRKGTFPAVGAVRETGTTVIIEDVAFALDKLAEGVNALHQLFIKYGYDEAIIFGHALAGNLHFVFTQAFDTYEQVSRYEQFMADVANLVAVELKGSLKAEHGTGRNMAPFVATEWGDDGFAVMVALKALFDKQNIFNPGVIINHDKNAHTQHLKVMPKSDDIIDTCIECGFCEVVCPSKGLTLTPRQRITLWRHRTELHNQLLTTDDVASKQKLNQKLGVIEADFKYLGIDSCAATGLCGLKCPVGINTGEFIKSLRAELALSNKVARSLSRFASKHFAVVATGARFGLSVMQVLEKAIGSSNLRNLSKPANKLLGTPLYYSAWPRAEQPINRKLQQPQQAKKFVYMPSCASRVFAADKLADDKRPLLDVIYSLAAKAGYEVVLPKQAGSLCCGMPFASKGFNNEFKNKSEQLLTELETLSNNGQYPIVFDASPCALTTLNASQNTALTIYESADFAAQHLLPNLQVTPVNEPVMLHVTCSSKRLGKEQSLVSLAKACSNEVIIPADIECCGFAGDKGFNLPELNNNALKTLKQQVPNNCRRGVSNSRSCEIGLTEHSGISYQSILYLLDQQSNE; this is translated from the coding sequence ATGGCTTTAACTCGATTGCACGCATTTAAACAGCAAATTAAACCTTTTTTACCAGAGTCTGCATTAATAGAAGATTACTCGCGCCGTTATGCGTACGGGACAGACGCCAGCTTTTATCGATTAATTCCTGAGTTAATTGTATTAGTGAGCAATCAAAATCAAGCACAGCAAGTGATCATTGCTGCTAACGAGCAACACGTACCCATCACATTTCGCGCCGCTGGCACGAGTTTATCTGGGCAAGCAATTACCGATTCGGTATTGGTTTTGTTGTGCGATAGTTGGAGCAAGTTTGAAATCCTTGATGACGCCGAGGCAATACGGTTACAACCGGCGATCATCGGTGCTCGAGTAAATCAAGTATTAGCCCCGTTTGGTAAAAAAATTGGCCCTGATCCTGCGTCTATTAATAGCTGCAAAATAGCCGGTATGGCGGCAAATAATTCATCGGGCATGTGCTGTGGGGTAGCGCAAAACAGTTATCACACAGTAAAAGATATGACGCTAATTTTTGCCGATGGCACTGTACTAAATACGGCTGATAGCCAAAGCTGTAATGCCTTTTTGCAAAGCCATAGTCGCTTTGTTGATGAGTTAATGAGCCTGATTGATAGCGTAAAGCAAAACCCAGATTTGAGTAAGCGCATCGCCCATAAGTACCGTTTAAAAAATACCACGGGTTATGGTTTAAATGCGCTGCTGGATTTTGCTGATCCAATCGAAGTCATCAAGCACCTCATTATTGGCTCTGAAGGTACGTTAGCTTTTATCGCCGATATCACCTACCACACCGTGGTTGAGCATAAGTACAAACACACAGGCTTCTTTATTTTTGATGATATCAGCAAGGTGTGTGAGCTGGTACAAAGGCTGAGTGAGCTTGATGTTGCAGCTGTTGAGCTACTAGATAAACGCGCCCTGATGTCGGTGTCTGAGCATGTTATAATGCCAAAAGAAGTGGCCAGCTACCCAGAGCAATCAGCGGCACTGTTAATTGAGTTAAGAGCTGAAAATGCACAGGCTCTCGATGCGCTCACAAAGGTCACCGAGCAACTTCTTGCCGAGTTTAAGCAAAGCCAACTGGCAGCGATAGAGTTCTCTGCAGATACTGCCCGTAATGCGGCTCTTTGGAATATCCGTAAAGGCACGTTTCCTGCGGTTGGCGCAGTGCGCGAAACAGGCACCACAGTGATTATTGAAGATGTTGCCTTTGCCCTTGATAAATTAGCTGAGGGGGTGAATGCGCTGCATCAGTTATTTATCAAATATGGTTATGATGAAGCCATTATTTTTGGGCATGCCCTTGCCGGAAATCTACACTTTGTATTCACCCAAGCTTTTGACACCTATGAGCAAGTAAGCCGATACGAGCAATTTATGGCAGATGTGGCGAACTTAGTGGCGGTTGAACTAAAAGGGTCATTAAAAGCTGAGCATGGCACTGGGCGTAACATGGCGCCGTTTGTTGCCACCGAATGGGGAGATGATGGCTTCGCGGTGATGGTTGCGCTTAAAGCATTATTCGATAAACAAAATATTTTTAACCCTGGGGTTATTATTAATCACGACAAAAATGCTCACACTCAGCATTTAAAAGTCATGCCAAAAAGTGATGATATTATCGATACCTGTATTGAATGTGGCTTTTGCGAAGTTGTTTGCCCATCAAAAGGGCTTACCTTAACACCGAGGCAGCGCATTACTTTATGGCGACACCGCACAGAACTGCACAATCAATTACTAACAACTGATGATGTAGCAAGCAAACAGAAATTAAATCAAAAGCTCGGTGTTATCGAGGCCGACTTTAAATACCTTGGTATTGATTCGTGCGCGGCAACGGGTCTTTGCGGCCTTAAATGCCCAGTGGGGATAAACACGGGCGAATTTATAAAATCGCTCAGAGCAGAGCTAGCCTTATCAAACAAAGTTGCGCGGTCACTATCACGCTTTGCCAGCAAGCATTTTGCGGTTGTTGCTACGGGGGCACGGTTTGGTTTAAGCGTGATGCAGGTGCTCGAAAAAGCAATCGGCAGTAGTAACCTTAGAAATCTGAGTAAACCTGCTAATAAGTTGCTTGGTACACCGCTGTATTACTCGGCGTGGCCAAGGGCCGAACAGCCAATAAATAGAAAGCTTCAACAACCCCAACAAGCGAAAAAGTTTGTGTATATGCCAAGCTGCGCAAGCCGAGTTTTCGCGGCCGATAAACTTGCTGATGATAAGCGCCCATTGCTAGATGTTATTTATTCACTCGCTGCCAAAGCAGGCTATGAAGTAGTTCTGCCGAAACAAGCAGGTTCACTTTGTTGCGGTATGCCATTTGCTAGCAAAGGCTTTAATAACGAGTTTAAAAACAAAAGTGAGCAGTTACTTACTGAACTCGAGACGCTTTCAAATAATGGCCAATATCCCATCGTTTTTGATGCCAGCCCTTGTGCACTTACTACTCTTAATGCCTCGCAAAATACGGCACTCACAATTTATGAAAGTGCTGATTTTGCAGCCCAGCATTTACTGCCTAATTTGCAAGTCACGCCCGTAAATGAGCCGGTGATGCTCCATGTTACCTGTAGTTCAAAGCGATTAGGTAAAGAGCAAAGCCTAGTATCACTTGCCAAGGCATGTAGTAATGAGGTGATTATACCTGCTGATATTGAGTGCTGTGGTTTTGCTGGTGATAAAGGCTTTAATTTGCCAGAACTCAATAACAATGCGTTAAAAACCCTTAAACAACAAGTACCAAACAACTGTCGTCGCGGTGTGTCAAATAGTCGTAGTTGCGAAATTGGTTTAACTGAGCACAGTGGCATTAGCTATCAATCAATTTTGTATTTGTTAGATCAGCAGAGTAACGAGTAG
- a CDS encoding sensor domain-containing diguanylate cyclase, which yields MLNSLRTGLNLHRLILLLAFSATLITFLNSYYSSYQVQKQQLINETLNNHKAYAAKLVSATDNFLLAAQQQLAYVGKILEADFNNQELINAETERLRLQTNSFNSTIIVNKKGNILGVSPASLNLQNLKVDSFGTKAALSYRRPMISEPYISMAGNLLIFMSQPLFDKTGEFIGYVGGTLYLKRASILNELLQVHYYQDGSYLYVVDENNRLLYHPNKHRIGEQVFDNKVIESVLSGHAGTQNVKNSQGIEMLAGYAPLSVAPWGVVTQRPLQSTLAPLDNLMWQVFLRTAPIGLFTFILIWVLARLISQPLKQLAETASTLDRPTTSQELKQLRSWYYESNELRNAMLKGVGLLQSKIGLLRQEAQTDPLTCLHNRRSLDIRLSQLMAQRCPFAVLAIDIDHFKRVNDDFGHDIGDLVLQSLAKLLVDATREGDVVARTGGEEFIVIMPKVTAKRAYQLAERLRMQVSEYYIEPVGCINVSIGISGWPLEQLSIEDVMKLADQALYKAKKTGRNRCVLDATFCQDLPLVSEVPVLE from the coding sequence GTGCTTAATAGTCTTAGAACAGGTTTAAACCTGCATCGTTTAATTTTGTTGCTAGCATTTTCAGCAACGCTGATTACTTTTCTTAATAGTTATTACTCAAGTTACCAAGTTCAAAAACAGCAACTTATTAATGAAACTTTGAATAACCATAAAGCTTATGCTGCAAAATTGGTGTCAGCCACAGATAACTTTTTGCTAGCTGCTCAACAACAGCTTGCTTATGTTGGTAAAATATTAGAGGCAGATTTTAATAACCAAGAGTTAATTAATGCAGAAACCGAACGCTTAAGGTTACAAACCAATAGTTTTAATTCTACGATTATTGTAAATAAAAAAGGCAATATTTTAGGCGTGTCTCCAGCGTCATTAAACTTACAAAACCTCAAAGTCGACAGTTTTGGAACTAAAGCCGCTTTATCATACCGTAGGCCAATGATTAGCGAGCCTTACATTTCCATGGCCGGCAACCTACTAATTTTTATGTCACAGCCTTTGTTTGATAAAACAGGGGAGTTTATTGGCTATGTAGGTGGTACATTGTATTTAAAACGCGCCAGTATTTTGAATGAATTATTGCAAGTTCATTATTATCAAGATGGCTCATACTTGTATGTTGTTGATGAAAATAATCGCTTACTTTACCACCCTAATAAACATCGTATAGGCGAGCAAGTATTTGATAATAAAGTTATTGAATCGGTTTTAAGTGGTCACGCTGGCACACAGAACGTTAAGAATAGTCAGGGGATTGAAATGCTCGCTGGGTATGCACCCTTGTCGGTGGCTCCATGGGGAGTCGTCACGCAAAGACCCCTTCAAAGCACACTTGCGCCACTTGATAATCTTATGTGGCAGGTCTTTTTACGTACAGCACCTATCGGTTTGTTTACTTTTATACTTATTTGGGTGTTAGCAAGACTTATTTCACAGCCACTGAAACAGCTGGCAGAAACAGCAAGCACATTAGATAGACCAACAACATCGCAAGAGCTCAAGCAACTTCGTTCTTGGTATTATGAAAGTAACGAGTTAAGAAATGCAATGCTCAAAGGAGTTGGGCTTTTGCAAAGTAAAATAGGCCTACTAAGGCAGGAAGCGCAGACGGATCCCTTGACTTGCCTGCACAACCGAAGAAGTTTGGATATCAGGTTAAGCCAGTTGATGGCACAGCGATGCCCATTTGCAGTTTTAGCAATCGATATAGATCATTTCAAGCGAGTCAATGATGATTTTGGCCATGATATTGGGGATTTAGTGCTGCAATCATTGGCTAAATTATTAGTTGATGCAACGCGAGAAGGCGATGTTGTCGCTCGCACAGGTGGGGAAGAGTTTATTGTTATTATGCCAAAGGTTACGGCAAAACGTGCCTATCAGCTTGCTGAACGCTTAAGAATGCAAGTGTCTGAATATTATATAGAACCTGTGGGCTGTATTAATGTGTCGATTGGTATTTCAGGCTGGCCTTTGGAGCAGCTCAGTATTGAAGATGTGATGAAATTAGCTGACCAAGCACTCTACAAAGCTAAAAAAACAGGTCGAAATCGTTGTGTACTTGATGCCACCTTTTGCCAAGATCTTCCACTCGTGTCTGAAGTGCCAGTATTGGAATAA
- a CDS encoding M15 family metallopeptidase, which translates to MVSVSVSRLMKMACVLSVILLNTSPVQAKTNENKRSEFIDVGELLPNAVLDIRYFGRHNFVGAPIDGYTAPKCLLHKTAANALKNVQKAAQKEGLNLKIFDCYRPQRAVDHFVRWVNDLSDTRTKAEFYPNLNKDQLLGDYIAAKSGHSRGSTIDLTLVDAYGVELDMASPFDMFDTLSNTDDPRISATQKANRYKLKTLMSDAGFAPYSMEWWHFTYQPQAYPATYFNFVIK; encoded by the coding sequence ATGGTATCCGTCAGTGTGTCTCGTTTAATGAAAATGGCTTGTGTGTTGAGTGTCATTTTACTCAATACATCGCCAGTGCAAGCTAAGACGAATGAGAATAAGCGTAGTGAGTTTATTGATGTTGGTGAGCTCCTTCCTAACGCGGTTTTAGATATTCGCTACTTTGGGCGTCATAACTTTGTGGGCGCTCCTATTGATGGTTACACTGCGCCTAAATGCTTATTGCACAAAACCGCAGCGAATGCGCTTAAAAACGTACAAAAGGCGGCTCAGAAAGAGGGGTTGAATTTAAAAATATTCGATTGTTATCGTCCACAGCGCGCTGTTGATCATTTTGTACGTTGGGTTAATGATTTAAGTGATACGCGCACCAAAGCTGAGTTTTATCCTAACCTTAATAAAGATCAGCTGTTAGGTGATTATATTGCTGCTAAATCAGGCCACAGCCGTGGCTCAACCATTGATTTAACGTTAGTAGATGCATATGGTGTTGAGCTTGATATGGCATCACCGTTTGACATGTTTGATACGCTTTCAAATACAGATGATCCTCGAATTAGTGCCACTCAAAAAGCTAATCGTTATAAGCTTAAAACACTTATGAGTGATGCGGGTTTTGCTCCGTATTCAATGGAGTGGTGGCATTTCACTTATCAGCCGCAGGCTTACCCTGCGACTTATTTTAACTTTGTAATAAAATAA